From a single Eleginops maclovinus isolate JMC-PN-2008 ecotype Puerto Natales chromosome 18, JC_Emac_rtc_rv5, whole genome shotgun sequence genomic region:
- the omgb gene encoding oligodendrocyte-myelin glycoprotein: protein MRALTMAVCSASVLLLCVLLLLGGPVHSICPAVCSCSRGHRVVDCSSRGLTKLPPGLQHNIRFLNFSFNSLQGLESQLTHYAHLRTLDLSYNRLDALPPALPRSLWDIRAAGNHMRSLDKNNTAYHWNLKVLDLSGNELERVVFINNTLPSLHSLNLSHNRFWTVPTNMPHNLQIVDLSHNYLVQILPGSLDRLPRLAQFYLHANSFSTLTEGIFEKLTGLQVMTLGDNPWACEEEENMTMLLAWAEHSPATILGCPCYTRPICGQSRQSTPGHSALFTEPPLWVESRAEGYDGESPARTGEVTSNYQVKSALFETGMYQDRRGTNGSEDQGMLVWTSTTSLDGFSVHASTTTTTTTTRKPKVSNSRNKCLRLFMETQETVTLTVLVMTAAFF from the exons ATGAG AGCCCTGACCATGGCTGTGTGCTCtgcctctgtgctgctgctgtgtgtgctgctgctgctggggggcCCAGTGCACTCCATCTGCCCCGCGGTGTGCTCCTGCAGCCGGGGACACCGCGTGGTGGACTGCTCGTCCAGAGGCCTCACCAAACTACCGCCTGGTCTGCAGCACAACATCCGCTTCCTCAACTTCTCTTTTAACAG CTTGCAGGGTCTGGAGAGCCAGCTCACCCACTATGCCCACCTCCGCACGCTGGACCTCTCCTACAACCGGCTGGACGCTTTGCCCCCCGCCCTGCCGCGCTCTCTGTGGGACATCCGAGCGGCAGGGAACCACATGCGCTCGCTGGACAAGAACAACACGGCCTACCACTGGAACCTGAAGGTGTTGGACCTGTCGGGGAACGAGCTGGAGAGGGTGGTCTTCATAAACAACACGCTGCCCAGCCTCCACTCTCTCAACCTCAGCCACAACAGGTTCTGGACTGTGCCCACCAACATGCCGCACAACCTGCAGATTGTCGATTTGTCGCACAACTATCTGGTGCAGATCCTGCCTGGCTCTCTGGACCGCCTGCCGAGGCTGGCGCAGTTCTACCTGCACGCTAACAGCTTTTCCACGCTGACGGAGGGGATATTTGAGAAGCTGACGGGGCTGCAGGTGATGACTCTAGGGGATAACCCCTGGGCTTgcgaagaagaggaaaacatgaCTATGCTCCTGGCGTGGGCGGAGCACAGCCCTGCAACCATCCTAGGCTGTCCCTGTTACACTCGACCCATCTGCGGGCAGAGCCGTCAGTCCACACCGGGGCACTCGGCGCTGTTCACAGAGCCCCCACTCTGGGTCGAGAGCAGAGCTGAAGGGTATGATGGTGAATCCCCCGCGAGGACTGGGGAGGTCACGTCTAACTACCAGGTCAAATCGGCTCTCTTTGAGACGGGAATGTATCAGGACAGAAGAGGCACAAATGGATCTGAGGACCAGGGGATGTTGGTCTGGACATCCACTACGAGTTTGGACGGATTCTCCGTGCACgcaagcacaacaacaacaacgacgaCAACGAGAAAGCCCAAAGTTTCTAACTCGAGGAATAAATGTCTCAGACTCTTCATGGAGACTCAAGAAACGGTCACTCTGACTGTTTTAGTCATGACAGCAGCATTCTTCTGA